Within Streptomyces sp. SS1-1, the genomic segment GCCGGGGCGCTGCTCCTCGCGGGCTGCGGCTCCGGGGACGACTCGGCGGCCGACCTGTCCGTCAGCGGCGCCTACATGCCGCAGCCGGTGTCCGACTCGATGGCGGCCGGCTTTCTGACGGTGACCAACGCGGGCGGCACGGAGGACGAACTGACCTCCGTGACCAGCGACATCGGCGAGGTCACCGCCCACGAGACGGTCGACTCGGCGATGCGGGAGGCGAAGGACCTCACGGTCCCCGCACACGGCACCCTCGTGTTCCGCAGCGGCGCCAACCATCTGATGTTCGAAAAGCTGAAGCGGAAGCCGCGGCAGGGCGAGAAGGTGACGGTGCAGCTCCACTTCGCGGAGTCGGGCACCGTCACGGTCGAGATCCCGGTGAAGTCCGCGACGTACAGCCCGAAGACCGGACACTGAGGGAGAGATCGCCTTGACGTCAACCATCGCCCCCCGGGTCCGGACGCTGGTGCTGCTGCTCCTGGCCGCCACCGGCCTGCTCCTCGCCGGCGCCGGCCCGGTCTCCGCGCACGCCGCGCTGACCGGCAGCGACCCCCGGCAGGGGGCGGTGGTGGACAAGGCCCCGGAGCGGATATCGCTGACCTTCTCCGAGAAGGTCGCCCTGTCCGACGACTCCCTGCGGGTCCTCGACCCCAAGGGCAAGCGCGTGGACAGCGGCGACCCCGCCGGCACCGGCGGCACAACCTACGCCGTGAAGCTGCACGGCGGTCTGCCCGACGGCACGTACACCGTCACCTACCAGGTGGTGTCCGAGGACAGCCATCCGGTCGCCGGGGCCTACACCTTCTCGATCGGCGCGCCGTCGAAGACGTCCGTCTCGGTCGACGGGCAGACCGCGGGCGGCGGGGTCGTCGGCGTGCTCTACGGCTTCGGCCGGTACGTGTCGTACGCCGGGTTCATCGTCCTGGTCGGCGGGGCCGCGTTCGTGCTGGGCTGCTGGCGGCGCGGGACGGCCGTGCGGTCGATGCAGCGGCTCGTGGTGTCCGGCTGGCTCGCGCTGACGGCGGCCACGCTCGGGCTGCTGCTCGTGCGCGGCTCCTACACCGGCAGCGGGAAGGTCGGCGACATCTTCGATCTGGACCTGCTCGGGCAGGTCCTCCAGACCAAGACCGGCGCGGCGCTCGTCTCCCGGCTGCTGCTGCTCGCCGCGGCGGCGCTGTTCATCGCGGTGCTGTTCGGGGCGTACGACAAGCGGGACGACGAGGAGAAGCGGGACCTCACCTTCGGGCTCGCGATCGGCGGGACCGTCGTCGCGG encodes:
- a CDS encoding copper chaperone PCu(A)C, producing the protein MSRRVAPVALLAGALLLAGCGSGDDSAADLSVSGAYMPQPVSDSMAAGFLTVTNAGGTEDELTSVTSDIGEVTAHETVDSAMREAKDLTVPAHGTLVFRSGANHLMFEKLKRKPRQGEKVTVQLHFAESGTVTVEIPVKSATYSPKTGH